The genomic region GCGTTGAATCGCGTGGTTTCCGAAGCGACGGTTCAGATCCGGATCGGTGACGAGATCCACCACACCGTGGCGGAAGCGACCGGTCCGGTCGGCGCCCTCGACGATGCCCTTCGCAAGGCCATCGCGCCGGTCTTCCCCGAAATTATGGATGTCGAGCTGATCGACTTTAAGGTGCGCATTCTGGAGAGCCAGCACGGCGCGGATGCCATTATCCGCGTGCAGATCGAGTCGACCGACGGCGAGGAAATCTGGGGCACGGTGGGTGCCAGCGACAATATCATCGAAGCCACCTGGGAAGCCCTGGTCGATTCCGTCGAATACAAGATCCTGCTGGAATCGGATAAGTAGAAGCGACTGTCATCGCTTTTCTACGGGACAGCAAACTGTCGCTTTTTTAATTCTCCTCCTTGGTTAAGGAGGAGTCCCTGAGCTTCGCCTGCCATGAGTGAGTCGAATGGTCGATGGGGAGGTGGTTTGTCTATCAGTAGTGGAAAGGACCCCTCCGTCTTCCGCTGTGCGGAATCCACCTCCCCTGCTGGCAGCCGTCTTCGGATGAAGCTGCGCCGTGCCAGGGAGGAGGAGTTGGCGGTGAATCAATCGTAGCCGAAGTTGTGAAACTTTGGCCTCTTTGGCATGGCGGAACCACCCCGTCTCGCGCCGGGCGCGATCCACCCCTCCTGATTCAGGAGGGGAATTTTATTCATGCGCGCGTTTATTTCAGGGCCAGGAGCTTGAGGAATTCGTCGTTGTTCTTGGTCTGGCTGAAACGGTCGATCATGGCCTCGGCGGCGTCCTCGATCTTCTGGCCGGCGAGCGCACGGCGGAGGAACTGGGCGCCTTCCAAGTACTTGCCGGAAAGCAGGAGTTCTTCCTTACGGGTGCCCGAAGCATTGAGGTTGATTGCGGGCCAGAGGCGGAGCTCGGCGGCCTTGCGGTCGAGAACCATTTCCATGTTACCGGTGCCCTTGAACTCCTGGAAGATCAACTCGTCCATCTTGCTGCCGGTCTGGATCAAGGCCGTGGCGATAATCGTGAGGCTACCTCCATCTTCGCAGTTACGTGCGGCGGAGAAGATCTGGCGCGGTTTTTCCAAGGCACGGATATCGAGACCGCCGGTCATGGTGCGTCCTCCCTTGCCGGAGGCGGCATTGTAGGCGCGGGACAGGCGGGTGATGGAGTCCATCAGCAGGACGACGTCCTTGCCGGCTTCAACCAGACGTTTGCAGCGCTCGATCGCGATTTCGGCCAGCCGCAGGTGGTTGGTGATCTCCTCATCATTGGAGGACGCGTAAATTTCGGCATCCACACTGCGCTTGAAGTCGGTGACTTCCTCTGGGCGCTCATCGACCAGAAGGACGATCACATGGCATTCCGGATGGTTCTCGATGACCCCGTGGGCGATATCGTGGAGCAGGGTAGTCTTACCGGTGCGGGGCGGTGCGACGATGAGGCCGCGGGTGCCTTTGCCGATCGGGCAGAACAGGTCCATGATGCGAGTGGTGACGCGTCCATCCTTGGCTTCGAGGCGGATTTGCTCGTCCGGTGCGATGGTCACCATCTGCTGGAAGCTCATACGGCCCTTGCGGTCTTCCAGCGGCGCGCCGTCGACTTTCTCGATATAGCGGACCTTGGGATTCGGGAAACGGTCGTTCTTGATCGCGTTGCCCTCGATGAAATTGCCCTGCTTGAGCTTGAAGCGCTTGATCAGCTCGCGCGGGACGAAGGGGTCACTTGGCTTGGTCTTGCCGTTACGTGCGGGGTCGATCAGCTGGCCGGTCTTGTTCTGGAGGATCTCCAGGACGCCGGATACGGAAATCTGGTTGTTGGGTTCGTTCGAGTTTTCTTC from Coraliomargarita parva harbors:
- the rho gene encoding transcription termination factor Rho, yielding MSQEENSNEPNNQISVSGVLEILQNKTGQLIDPARNGKTKPSDPFVPRELIKRFKLKQGNFIEGNAIKNDRFPNPKVRYIEKVDGAPLEDRKGRMSFQQMVTIAPDEQIRLEAKDGRVTTRIMDLFCPIGKGTRGLIVAPPRTGKTTLLHDIAHGVIENHPECHVIVLLVDERPEEVTDFKRSVDAEIYASSNDEEITNHLRLAEIAIERCKRLVEAGKDVVLLMDSITRLSRAYNAASGKGGRTMTGGLDIRALEKPRQIFSAARNCEDGGSLTIIATALIQTGSKMDELIFQEFKGTGNMEMVLDRKAAELRLWPAINLNASGTRKEELLLSGKYLEGAQFLRRALAGQKIEDAAEAMIDRFSQTKNNDEFLKLLALK